The sequence GGTAATGTTCGCCCTGGCTTTCTTCTTGATGCGCTATATAGCGCCTATCGGCATTCTCGTAGTGTTTGCCGCTCAGCTGTGGAAATAACGCTCACATGACGACGCATATTCAACGTTCGGCCCTGCTGCCCTATCCGGCGCAAGCGCTCTATGACTTGGTCAATGACGTGGCGCGTTATCCGGAATTCTTGCCTTGGTGTTCGTCTGCCGAGGTGCTGGAGAGCAGTGATGAGCACATGCGCGCCAGCCTGGCAGTGGCCAAGGGTGGGCTCAGTCAGCATTTCGTCACACGAAACACCTTGGTGCCAGGCCAATCGATCGAGATGAATCTGGAGGAGGGGCCGTTCACTCAGTTGCACGGTGTCTGGGTATTCAAGCGGCTGAATGACAAGGCCTGCAAGATCAGCCTGGATTTATCGTTTGATTATGCTGGACCTATTGTTCGTGCGACCCTCGGGCCGCTGTTCAATCAGGCGGCCAATACGCTGGTGGATGCGTTCTGTCAGCGGGCCAAGCAACTACATGGCTGAGTCATTGGTCGAGATTGAGGTGGTGTATGCCGATGTGGATCGTCAGGTGCTGCTTGCGTTGTCCGTTGCTCCGGGCTCCAGCCTGAGGGCTGCGGTGCTGGGGGCGGGGATTGCTGCACAGTTTCCGGAACTGGATCTGATGGCTTGCCCTTTGGGGATCTTCGGCAAGGTTGTGGCAGATGCGGATGTCCGTGCGGTGCAAGCTGGAGATCGTATCGAGATTTACCGCCCATTGCTGGCTGATCCCAAGGAAGTTCGCCGACTACGTGCCGCCAAGGCTGCCAAGGCGAAGCAGCAGAACTCTTGATTTGATGAAGTTGCAGACAACAAAAAGCCCGGCATGCCGGGCTTTTTGTTGTGCGTTACAAACTTATTGCGGGCTGGCGTCCAGAGGTTCTGGAGTCGGGACCGGAACGGTTTGTACGCCGTCGACGTCTTTCTGGATCTGGTCCAGCAAGGAGCCTGGCTTGGCTGGCTCCTCGGACTTGGGCTTCTCGACGTTCTGCGCAGGCGCAGTGACGTTGGTGCCGTTGTCCTTGCCCATCAAGGCTTCATCACGGCTTACGCCTGGCATGAAGTCACCCGACAGGCTGACGAGCTGGTCATTGCCATTGAAGATGACACTGACGCGCTCCTG is a genomic window of Pseudomonas sp. ADAK18 containing:
- a CDS encoding outer membrane protein assembly factor BamE; this encodes MQNTKLLLTSFTFVGLLALAGCSFPGVYKIDIQQGNVVTQDMIDQLRPGMTRRQVRFIMGNPLLTDTFHADRWDYLYSIQPGGGERQQERVSVIFNGNDQLVSLSGDFMPGVSRDEALMGKDNGTNVTAPAQNVEKPKSEEPAKPGSLLDQIQKDVDGVQTVPVPTPEPLDASPQ
- a CDS encoding RnfH family protein, with the translated sequence MAESLVEIEVVYADVDRQVLLALSVAPGSSLRAAVLGAGIAAQFPELDLMACPLGIFGKVVADADVRAVQAGDRIEIYRPLLADPKEVRRLRAAKAAKAKQQNS
- a CDS encoding type II toxin-antitoxin system RatA family toxin; this encodes MTTHIQRSALLPYPAQALYDLVNDVARYPEFLPWCSSAEVLESSDEHMRASLAVAKGGLSQHFVTRNTLVPGQSIEMNLEEGPFTQLHGVWVFKRLNDKACKISLDLSFDYAGPIVRATLGPLFNQAANTLVDAFCQRAKQLHG